In Neoarius graeffei isolate fNeoGra1 chromosome 9, fNeoGra1.pri, whole genome shotgun sequence, one genomic interval encodes:
- the LOC132892127 gene encoding general transcription factor II-I repeat domain-containing protein 2A-like: MRGEDLYGSVSGVIKRLKLPWSKLANVTTDGSPNLTGKNTGLLKRIQDNPEQEVIFLHCIIHQEALCKSVLQLDHVVKPVVKLVNFIRARGLQHRQFIAFLEETDADHQDLLYHSNVRWLSLGKVCQRVWELKQEIISFLELHGNSNNFPELSDTAWLCDFAFAVVILTHMNDLNLKLQGKEQFVHEMHRNVIAFKTKLDLFSKQMSKNSFPHTGYVDRGPSTCEEIHGIIGRPA; this comes from the coding sequence ATGCGAGGAGAGGACCTGTATGGCAGTGTGTCGGGGGTCATCAAAAGGCTCAAGCTACCGTGGAGTAAGCTCGCCAACGTTACCACAGACGGATCACCAAACCTAACGGGAAAAAACACAGGACTGCTAAAAAGAATTCAGGACAATCCTGAGCAAGAAGTTATTTTCCTTCATTGCATTATCCACCAGGAAGCATTGTGTAAATCTGTACTGCAGCTTGACCACGTAGTGAAGCCAGTTGTCAAACTTGTCAACTTCATTCGAGCGAGGGGACTTCAGCATCGTCAGTTCATTGCGTTTCTGGAAGAAACTGACGCCGATCACCAAGATTTGCTGTACCACTCCAACGTCCGCTGGTTAAGTTTGGGGAAGGTATGCCAACGTGTATGGGAGCTCAAACAGGAGATCATCTCGTTTTTGGAGCTGCATGGGAATTCTAACAACTTTCCTGAGCTGAGTGACACAGCTTGGCTTTGTGATTTCGCTTTTGCTGTTGTCATACTGACTCACATGAATGACCTGAACTTGAAGCTACAAGGGAAAGAGCAGTTTGTTCATGAAATGCACCGAAACGTCATAGCCTTCAAAACCAAGCTTGATTTATTCTCAAAGCAAATGTCAAAGAACTCATTTCCCCACACTGGCTACGTTGACAGAGGCCCCTCGACGTGTGAAGAAATACACGGGATTATTGGACGACCTGCATAA
- the LOC132892129 gene encoding zinc finger BED domain-containing protein 5-like codes for MANDVKKTLIERIKNSRYFAIQLDETTDVADLANLLVYVRYEYDGVAQEDFLFCKSLETRTTSEQIFQLLNKFIQEHGLDWTLQDCVHKGMHTHHIKLKSSHWS; via the exons ATGGCtaacgatgttaaaaagacactgattgagcgcattaagaacagtagatattttgccatacagcttgatgagactacagatgttgcagatttggccaatttattggtTTATGTGAGATATGAATATGACGGTGTGGCGCAGGAGGACTTTTTGTTCTGTAAATCACTGGAGACCAGAACTACATCAGAGCAAATATTCCAGTTACTGAACAAGTTCATCCAGGAGCATGGCTTGGATTGGACGTTGCAGGACTGTGTTCACAAAGGCATGCACACCCATCATATTAAGCTCA aaagcagtcactggagttaa